The region aaggggggactttacctagcagggtcttgtagatgacatggagccagtgggtttggcgacgagtatgaagcgagggccagccaacgagagcgtacaggtcgcaatggtgggtagtatatggggctttggtgacaaaacggattgcactgtgatagactgcatccaatttgttgagtagggtattggaggctattttgtaaatgacatcgccaaagtcgaggattggtaggatggtcagttttacaagggtatgtttggcagcatgagtgaaggatgctttgttgcaaaataggaagccaattctagatttaactttggattggagatgtttgatatgggtctggaaggagagtttacagtctaaccagacacctaagtatttgtagttgtccacgtattctaagtcagagccgtccagaggaTGTGaagacatcagactgacatcagTGTAATGCTGCAACCTGCttcaggctgggattcaatcccaTTGAGGGTTATGGGTATTGTTCTTTCATTCGTGGAGATCCCATTCACTGTAAACGTTGGATATGTCACAGCTCCGTAGGAACTTTAAAAACCGCAATACCTATAACCCACGATGGGAATGAAGCACTACCGTAGAATCATCCAGAAATCACATTCCATTACAAGATAACATTAGAATCATCAAGTAATCACATTCCATTACAAGACCATGTTACGTAATACTAATCCATTATGCCTTGTTGAAGCTGTTACCACGGCTTGTTTCTAGCAGCTTGGTCAATGTGTTGTTACCTTTGGCATATCATTACATTGCACCTGTATAAtatgactgttagactgttaacATGTATAATATGACTGTTAGAATCACCACAGCCAATAGGGTTAGAGAGTCACCACAGCCAGTAGGGTTAGAGAGTCACCACAGCCAGTAGGGTTGGAGAATCACCACAACCAACAGGGTTAGAGAATCACCACAGCCAATAGGGTTAGAGAATCACCACAGCCAGTAGGGTTAGAGAATCACCACAGCCAATAGGGTTAGAGAATCACCACAGCCAATAGGATTAGAGAATCACCACAGCCAATAGGATTAGAGAATCACCACAGCCAATAGGGTTAGAGAAGTATTATTATCCGTAGAACTGCAGGGACCTCGTAGTAACGCCCCTTCCTCCCCCACAGTTTGCTGGTTATCGTCCCACGCTGATGTTGCAGGTCTTGCAACTGGGGTCCTTCTTAGCATTGATGGTGGACATGCTACTGAGCTGGTGTCCTTGGATCTCCTCCACGCTGCCTAGGGCCAGGTCCACAGGCTCGGTGTAAATCACCTCCAGAATCACATCCTGGGCGTGGTGGAACACcagccccccctcctcctcctgggtGCATGTCAGGAAGCAGTTGTCGAAGATGTCCAGCGCCGGGAGGCGGCCCTTACAGAATCGGTCCCCTGGGGAGCCCTCTGGGGCCAGCACCAGGATCACGTAGTGGTAGGCTGTGTACATGCAGTAGAAGTCCCCGAAGTACAGGTTGGTCTTGGGGTTGAACAGGACCTGGGCCTGGATCTGGAAGCGGTAGCATCCGTAGGGGGAGTCCTGGGGGGGCTTGCCTGTGTTGAACTCCGTGTTGCAGCTGAAGTAGATGCCTTCCAGCTTGCCACTGATGGGAGAGCCGTGGCTGCCACTGTTGTCCTTTACAGTCGGGAGCATCCGGTTGTCCTGTGTCTCTCTGGAACCACAAGAGGGGCTTATCACCACACCAGACCACGGTAATCAACCAGCATGCAAACACTatcaaacacagagacagacaatcAGAAAGGGAACAGAACTCTGAGTCTACAACAGAACAGAACTCTGCTCTCCCAAGAAACAaaaagatcttctgttgaatctgaccattactcttaatggttgtacagtcgtctcaaataaaactgtgaaggaccaacttttttccatctacgtaacattgcaaaaatcagaaactttctgtccaaaaatgatgtagaaaaatgtatccatgcttttgttaaataaataaacttcagttagtgctaaatacggctgctagaatcctgactagaacaaaaaaatggatcatattactccagtgctagcctctctacactggcttcctgtcaaggcaagggctgatttctaggttttactgctaacctacaaagcattacatgggcttgctcctacctacctctctgatttggtcctgccgtacatacctatacgtatgctacggtcacaagatgcaggcctcctaattgtccctagaatttctaagcaaacagctggaggtaaggctttctcctatagagctccatttttatggaatggtctgcctacccatgtgagagacgcaaactcggtcgcaacctttaagtctttactggagactcatctcttcagtgggtcatatgattgagtgtagtctggcccaggagtgtggtcatttgctggtcatttatgaacatttgaacatcttggccatgttctgttataatctccacccggcacagccagaagaggactggccaccccacatatgctctctctaattctttctttctctctctcggaggacctgagccctaggaccgtgccccaggactacctgacatgatgactccttgctgtccccagtccacctgactgtgctgctgctccagtttcaactgttctgccttattattattcgaccatgctggtcatttatgaacatttgaacatcttggccatgttctgttataatctccacccggcacagccagaagaggactggccaccccacatagcctggttcctctctaggtttcttcctaggttttggcctttctagggagtttttccaagccaccgtgcttctacacctgcattgcttgctgtttggggttttaggctgggtttctgtacagcactttgagatatcaaaataaatttgatatttttttattaccaatacaatacgaTTACCAATACAATAATATTActaatactattatcaatacaatactactactaatatttgTATCAATATAAtgctattaccaatacaataatATTACctatactattaccaatacaataccaataccaatactactaccaatacaatactactaccaatacaatactactaccaatacaatactactaccaatacaatactactaccaatacaatactattatcaacacaatactattatcaatacaatactactaCCAACACAATACTActatcaatacaatactactaCCAACACAATACTActatcaatacaatactactaccaacacaatactattaccaatacaatgctattatcaatacaatactattatcaatactattaccaatacaatactattatcaatacagtactgttatcaatacaatactaatattatcaatactattatcaatacaatactactactaatatttgTATCAATataatactattaccaatacaatactagtaccaatacaatactagtaccaatacaatactagtaccaatacaatactagtaccaatactattaccaatactattacagatacaatactattatcaatactattatcaatacaatactattaccaatacaatactgttACCAATACTATTATGAATAAAATAGTATTACCAATACTATTATGAATAAAATAGTATtaccaatactattaccaatacaatactattaccaatacaatactattaccaatacaatactagtaccaatactattaccaatacaatactagtaccaatactattaccaatacaatactagtaccaatactattaccaatacaatactattaccaatactattatcaatacaatactattaccaatactgttatgaatacaatactattaccaatactgttatcaatacaatactattaccaatactgttatcaatacaatactattaccaatactgttatgaatacaatactattaccaatactaaTATCAAAACAATACTATTAAGAATACAATACTATTACTAATACCATTACGAATACAGTACTAGTACTATTACTGATACGAATACTGTTATGAATGCAATACTATTAATGATACTATTATGAATACAATATTATTACCAATACTATTAAGAATACAATACTAGCACcaatactaataccaatactggtatgaatacaatactattaccaaaaCGATTACCAATACTATTATGAATACAATACTAGTAACAAAACTATTAagaatacaatactattaccaatactattagaaatacaatactattacccaTACTATTagaaatacaatactattaccagtGCTATTACCAATACTTTTATGAATACAATACTATTAGAAATGCAAAACTATTACCAATACCATTAGAAATACAATACTATTgccaatactattaccaatactattGCCAATACTATTAGAAATACAAttatactattaccaatactattATGAATAAAATAGTATtaccaatactattaccaatactattATGAATAAAATAGTATTACCAATACTATTGCCAATACTATTagaaatacaatactattaccaatactattATGAATAAAATAGTATtaccaatactattaccaatactattATGAATAAAATAGTATtaccaatactattaccaatactattagaaatacaatactattaccaatactattATGAATAAAATAGTATtaccaatactattaccaatactattATGAATAAAATACTATTACCAATATTATTAGAAATGCAATACTATTACcaaatactattatcaatacaatactattatcaaaTACTATTACCAAATAGTATTatgaatacaatactattaccaatgcTATTATCACCACTATTACCAATACTAGTATCAATTCAATACTACCATCTACTCTCTCATTACCAATAGAAAGCTTAAGTTGAGATAACAGTTGAGAGAAAATGCTGTACCTCGTTTTATTGAAGTAGTCATTCTGCTGGTTCCGATAAAACACGGAGAATCTCAACATCCTACCAGCTATCCCCTCGGCCTTCTCCAGCAACTGTATCAGATGCACAGTAGAGTAGTCTGgggaaaaaatacaaaaaataatagttatttgaatcaaatcaaagtgtatttgtcacttacaggctctaaccaatagtgcaaaaggggtattaggtgaacaatagataggtAAAGACATATAAACAACAGGaaaagacagtagagaggctagatacagtagagaggttatatacagtagagaggctagatacagtagagaggctagatacagtagagaggctagatacagtagagaggctagatacagtagagaggctatatacagtagagaggctagatacagtagagaggctagatacagtagagaggctatatacagtagagaggctatatacagtagagaggctatatacagtagagaggctaaatacagtagagaggctatatacagtagagaggctataaacagtagagagaatgtatatacagtagagaggctatatacagtagagaggctatatacagtagaggctatatacaatcaatcaatcaatcaatcaaatgtatttatatagcccttcgtacatcagctgatatctcaaagtgctgtacagaaacccagcctaaaaccccaaacagcaagcaatgcaggtgtagaagcacggtggcttggaaaaactccctagaaaggccaaaacctaggaagaaacctagagaggaaccaggctatgtggggtggccagtcctcttctggctgtgccgggtggagattataacagaacatggccaagatgttcaaatgttcataaatgaccagcatggtcgaataataataaggcagaacagttgaaactggagcagcagcacagtcaggtggactggggacagcaaggagtcatcgggcacggtcctagggctcaggtcctccgagagagaaagaaagagagaattagagagagcatatgtggggtggccagtcctcttctggctgtgccgggtggagattataacagaacatggtcaagatgttcaaatgttcataaatgacaggtatggtcgaataatagtaaggcagaacagttgaaactggagcagcagcatggccaggtggactggcgacagcaaggagtcatcatgtcaggtacagtagagaggctatatacagtagagaggctatatacagtagagaggctataaacagtagagagactatagacagtagagaggctatagacagtagagaggctatatacagtagagaggctatatacagtagagaggctataaaagtagcgaggctacatgcagacaccggttagtcaggctgattgattGAGGTGTACATGTACATGTAAAGAGGGATTGAcgggtggtgggtggcaggacacaatgcagatagcccggttagccaatgtgcgggatcactggttggtcggcccaattggggtagtatgtacatgaatgtatagttaaagtgactgtgcttaaatgataaacagagagtaacagcagcgtaaaagaggggttgggggggaacacaatgcaaatagtccgggtagccatttggttacctgttcaggagtcttatggcttgagggtaaaaactgttgaatcCTTTTTGTCCAagcggtaccgcttgccatgaggtagtagagagaacagtctatgactgcggtctttgacaatttttaggtcttcctctgacaccgcctggtgtagaggtcctggatggcaggcagcttaatcccagtgatgtactgggccatacgcactaccctctgaagtgtctcgtggtcggaggctgagcaattgccgtagtgatgcaaccagtcatgctctcgtgcagctgaagaacctttctatttttttttcaattgtatttttattttttagtagttactatcttgtctcatcgctacaactcccgtacgggctcgggagagacaaaggtcgaagCCATGcgtccccgaaacacaacccaaacaagcggcactgcttcttaacacagtgtgcatccaacccggaagccagctgcaccaatgtgtcggaggaaacaccgtgcactgcgcccagctcgccacaggagtcgctggtgcgcaatgagacaaggatatccctactggccaaaccctccctaacctggatgactaggccaattgtgcgtcgtccCAAGGACCtcctggtcgtggccggctgcgacagagcctgggcgcgaacccaaaGTCTCTGgaggcacagctagcactgcaatgcagtgctctcgaccactgcgccacccaggaggctccagctgtagaaccttttgaggatctcaggatccatgccaaatctttttagtttcctgagggggaataggctttgtcgtgccctcttcaagactgtcttggagtgtttggaccattctagtttgttggtgatttggacaccaaggaacttgaagatctcaaCCTACAGCCCCATCGAAGAGAATGGGGGTgtactcggtcctccttttcttgtagtctacaatcatctccttagtcttggttaagTTGAGGgttggttgttattctggcaccacccggccaagtctctgacctcctccctataggctttctcgtcgttgtcggtgatgaggctgttgtgttgtctgcaaacttaatgatggtgttggagtcgtgcctggccatgcagtcgtgagggaacagagagtatagaaggggactgagcacgcacccctgggtagctccagtgttgaggatcagcgtggcagatgtgttgctcaccacctgggggcggccagtcaggaagtccaggatccagttgcagaggcaggtgtttagtcccaggatccttagcatagtgatgagttttgagggtactatggtgttgaacgctgagctgtagtcaatgaataacattctcacataggtgttccttttgtccatgtgggaaagggcagtgtggagtgcagtagatattgcattatctgtggatctgtttaggcagtatgcaaattggagtgggtttagggtttctgggataatggcaTTTATGTGAGTCATGAAACAGACCAAACTTGCACTTTTTGATAAGCCATTCCACAGGGGATTAAAACCTGAGAAAGTTGTCATTTGGTTGTCAGTTGGGTGCAAGTTGGTTGCCAGTTGATTGTCAGTTGGTTGTTATGACCCTGGAGGACTGGAGCCGTCTGCCTCAATGACGATGACTTTGGTGCTATTCTAGTCCTCCATCAAGAAATCACTGTCACATCTCTGCTGCTATTTAACTCTAAACCATCAGCTGTCTCTCTGCTCATTGACATGGTTATTCCCTTAAttaaactctctctcccaccagctCTCTGTAATTCTCCCACCAGCTCTCTGTAA is a window of Oncorhynchus gorbuscha isolate QuinsamMale2020 ecotype Even-year unplaced genomic scaffold, OgorEven_v1.0 Un_scaffold_1783, whole genome shotgun sequence DNA encoding:
- the LOC124024206 gene encoding phytanoyl-CoA hydroxylase-interacting protein-like gives rise to the protein VDRRQPQDSSIAEKEDLPVPQNVKITNITCDSFKINWDMDCRAKDHITNYFIDLNKKEHNNSNKFKHKDVPTKLVAKVVPLPMTVRGHWFLSPRTDYTVAVQTASKQSDGNYAVSEWSEIIEFYTADYSTVHLIQLLEKAEGIAGRMLRFSVFYRNQQNDYFNKTRETQDNRMLPTVKDNSGSHGSPISGKLEGIYFSCNTEFNTGKPPQDSPYGCYRFQIQAQVLFNPKTNLYFGDFYCMYTAYHYVILVLAPEGSPGDRFCKGRLPALDIFDNCFLTCTQEEEGGLVFHHAQDVILEVIYTEPVDLALGSVEEIQGHQLSSMSTINAKKDPSCKTCNISVGR